The Periophthalmus magnuspinnatus isolate fPerMag1 chromosome 10, fPerMag1.2.pri, whole genome shotgun sequence genome segment ttttttctgttgcctCAGTGACTCCGGAGTGTTGGAGCATCTGTTTTTGACACCAGACCAGAACCCAATTAAAAAGGTATTGTTGCgaatattttaactttatttagtTTACTgtgctttttttcctcttttaaaaattgttataaatcaattttttttccagGAATGTATGTTTAATGTGCTTTATATATTGTAATTATGTTATGAATTAGTGTAGGCATATGGAAAAGACAGAAGACCTAGTACCACCTTTACTAATACTCCATACGCAGTGGGAAAGTACATATATGGTGAAATTCTCtaacctgcttttctccatgaagatgtttttgcttttccataaatattccacagtatggcattaaacatatctatctagcATTCATTTCAGTATTCatgcttttattgctcaaaaattccCTGAAAAACCGTGATCGTTATGgtcacctctacacagatcttacatgtaacttgacctagtTTTATTACCTGATATTCTCGATAGAAttagatatgtttaaagtcatattgTGAAAgcgaggcaaagcaataatatctccagggagacaaacaggtgacaatAGCGTACactgtaccagaaaagttacatagtgcacttttttattcattaaaggctgtcatgaagcagtaataCCAAACTATCCATGGGGTTCAGAGTGATGAATGATGCCATAGAAATTAACAGTTTTGAAAAGGAGTattacacaacatatttagatcaccatgttaccttttattgtctttaaaatgatacactcccccttcagagcactattgcATTACAAttagtgtgcatcccactacagaaaccactgcacattgcatcaggtttgtgaagtcgtagtatattgttttgtatcatgcttttgtgtgtttatggaaaattgctgtggTGCTAATCCAAAGGAGGGTCTGATTAGGGCCTGGGTGAGAACactgaattactcaaacatgtgtaggTGACATAAAAAAtcttttcagtcatgttttttttatttttttataaagaaacaacactataacatggtagaaagctccaaaatgtAGATTTTActtaatgccccctctttaacaaaACCTATCCTTGTTGTTGCTTTTAAATAAGAAGTTGAAACGCAATGGATAGCTACTTATCATTACAttctattttgtttatttcagtttgtcaGCCTCATCTCCCCCTGCATAGACATGTGGCTGTTGGTTGTGTCTGTGATTCCTGCTGTACTCCTCTTTTCCAAACATTACCGTGGTAAAGTGGTGTCCCTGTGCCGGAGAGCTCAGGCCTGGACACTGTGGCTCGTGAAACAGGAGGTATGTCCACGGAGCGTCCATGCTTTTGTCTTCTGCCAGTGCACTCACGGCAAAGTGGACAGTGTGCTGGAGACCTATGACCTCTACCACAGCATGTATCCCTCTCTCAGCATCGGAGCACAGATTGGTGAGTAGAGTCGTGGCTTCAAAACaacaggagaaaaaaaataacgaAAATGAAAGCTGGCAACcatatatatacagactatagCAGGCATTAAAAGTGGATGAAACATTTCTCATATGGGATTTCTCACCTAAATAATAAACACTTTGAGCAGCACAGGTTAAAGTCAGACATCAAATCTAACTTTTAACCTGTTAAATTAgcataatataaaacataacatgaTATGAATAATATGAAATGTTATTTGTGGATGATGGCAGTATTAGTAGAAtagtagaaaataaaaaaaacaatgcttCCATAGATAACTTTACATACCCCATGCAATATattactgcatttgacccatccttcattgctgctggggcaacctgtcaggagcagtgggcaccaCAGAGCAGTGCCCAGGGACTTacctccagatcttgaactattggcttggtcaggagtaccttagCTAGAGGATTTGATCTATGTGTGGATTTAACCTCAGCaaaaccagaggaaacccacccagacatgaGGAGAGactgcacagaaaggcccaggcAACTCGGAAATAGAACCCCAAACCTTTTTGCTGTGAAATATACGTAcaagccactcagccaccgtgccgcctGATTTCAGTGTTGTAAAAGtaaagtgcaaaaaaacataaaaagggcCTACAATATGTGACACCCAGTTCCCTCATGCAGTCAGTAATCTGTAATCTGATCTATTTTTATAAAGACATTATTCTCCCATAGGTGCCCAGTTGGATGAGGTAGTGAGGCGGGTGCAGCCCTCCATGGCTCTGGAGCTGGGGATGCACTGTGGCTATAGCTCTATGCGTATGCTGCGTCTGCTGCTCTCTGGAGGCCGACTGATCACAGTGGAGCAGGACCCTCAAACAGCAGATTATGGAGAGGAGCTCATCCTTGTGGCAGGATTTAAACATCACCAGGTAAACCTTATATGGATTCACATTAAAGATTAGtactggtttactcctgatttagtcctgctatTGACTGttttgtcctgttctagtcctggtttagtatggTATAATCCAGTCTCAGCTTAGTCGCAATTCTAGTGTGGCGTGGGTGTGAAGTAAGTATTAGATCAACCTGAAGTTCAGATATTTGTTAAAATATGTTatggttagggtttaggttaaggttagacaTGTGGTAACTAGGGTATAGTTTGGAAACAGTGTCCagtaaatgaatgtaagtcaatgtaatgtccccaaaaagcatggaaacccaacctGTGTAAACAAAGCacttttataaaatgtatttatttaaatttaggATTTCAGGATAAAATAAGCAAAccaaaattacatttttgtgacaAGTTTTATCTTAAATAGTTGTCAAGTGATCATCAGTATCAAACAGAAAAAGTTCACTTAGTAAGAACTAAATGCAATTAAAAGAGAAGTGAAGTAAACTGATAATATTGGCAATATAATAATTAagtgccaaaacaaaacacacaatacaagATGTGCAGCTGCAAAATGACCCAGTA includes the following:
- the LOC117377341 gene encoding transmembrane O-methyltransferase homolog, with amino-acid sequence METSTWIYSMQPSKSQVCGDARRSHDSGVLEHLFLTPDQNPIKKFVSLISPCIDMWLLVVSVIPAVLLFSKHYRGKVVSLCRRAQAWTLWLVKQEVCPRSVHAFVFCQCTHGKVDSVLETYDLYHSMYPSLSIGAQIGAQLDEVVRRVQPSMALELGMHCGYSSMRMLRLLLSGGRLITVEQDPQTADYGEELILVAGFKHHQFEVLTSSSSDAIPLLPERMGSHEEGFGLVLMDHDPAQYLTDLQSLEREDLLRSEGCSIVLIYRKRGAGRDIREYIQTRENCYCIKTDMQFMVEVCYQNTGVTTVYEK